The Nocardioides humi genome includes a region encoding these proteins:
- the helR gene encoding RNA polymerase recycling motor ATPase HelR: MGADDLTHATSRAFDLHDHPAKADPALIAADEAHFAAIETSLARTVAELENRLADVRRQPGGTGQEAMDRDLEVHRLGTRLRALRRYRLDLCLGRMTYDGTGEVVHIGRFGLTDADGRRLLVDWRSPAAEPFFGATHGNPMGLAARRRYRWTAGRVTDYWDEVFTGADTASPALDDQSAFIASLGSSRSERMRDVLATLQADQDAIIRAGSRGTLVVDGGPGTGKTVVALHRAAYLLYADPRLADGRGGVLFVGPHEPYLAYVADVLPSLGEEGVLTCTVRNLVAEGASAVEETDPEVTRLKTDAAMVGAIEPAVRLYEEPPTEGMVVETDWSEVWLSASDWAEAFGAPDPGTPHNEARDQVWDALLDILVDKHDETDVSPEQVRRSLRRNADLVDAVNRAWPMIEPTDLVGDLWEVPAYLRHCAPWLSPDDVRALRRTAPQAWTVADLPLLDAARARLGDPEVARTRRRRDAAAAAEREEMDRVVDHLIATDDSDMMIMSMLRGADLRGALATDAGVPAADPDRYAGPFAHVVVDEAQELTDAEWQMLLRRCPSRSLTVVGDRAQARHGFAEPWTERLERVGLHDITRAELTINYRTPAEVMDAAAPVIRAVLPDANVPTSVRSTGVPVRYGDRADLAGIVDDWLAAHAEGTVCVIGDLTFANAARVRSLDPVHAKGLEFDLVVLVDPDALGTGIEGAVDRYVAMTRATQELVVLRDSAGR, translated from the coding sequence ATGGGAGCTGACGATTTGACCCACGCGACGTCCCGCGCGTTCGACCTCCACGACCACCCCGCCAAGGCCGATCCGGCGCTCATCGCCGCCGACGAGGCCCACTTCGCCGCCATCGAGACCAGCCTCGCGCGCACCGTCGCCGAGCTCGAGAACCGGCTCGCCGACGTACGACGCCAGCCCGGCGGCACCGGGCAGGAGGCGATGGACCGCGACCTCGAGGTGCACCGGCTCGGCACCCGGCTGAGGGCGCTGCGCCGCTACCGGCTCGACCTCTGCCTCGGCCGGATGACGTACGACGGCACCGGGGAGGTGGTCCACATCGGCCGGTTCGGCCTCACCGACGCCGACGGCCGGCGGCTCCTCGTCGACTGGCGCTCCCCCGCCGCCGAGCCCTTCTTCGGCGCCACCCACGGCAACCCGATGGGCCTGGCCGCCCGGCGCCGGTACCGCTGGACCGCCGGCCGGGTCACCGACTACTGGGACGAGGTCTTCACCGGAGCCGACACCGCCAGCCCCGCCCTCGACGACCAGTCCGCGTTCATCGCCAGCCTCGGCAGCAGCCGCTCGGAGCGGATGCGCGACGTGCTCGCCACCCTCCAGGCCGACCAGGACGCCATCATCCGGGCGGGCAGTCGCGGCACCCTCGTCGTCGACGGCGGCCCCGGAACCGGCAAGACGGTCGTCGCCCTGCACCGCGCCGCCTACCTGCTGTACGCCGACCCGCGACTCGCCGACGGCCGCGGCGGCGTGCTCTTCGTCGGCCCGCACGAGCCCTATCTCGCCTATGTCGCCGACGTGCTGCCGAGCCTGGGCGAGGAGGGCGTGCTGACCTGCACGGTGCGCAACCTCGTCGCCGAGGGCGCGAGCGCGGTCGAGGAGACCGATCCCGAGGTGACCCGGCTGAAGACGGACGCGGCCATGGTCGGCGCCATCGAGCCCGCGGTGCGGCTCTACGAGGAGCCGCCGACGGAGGGCATGGTGGTCGAGACCGACTGGTCGGAGGTCTGGCTGAGCGCGAGCGACTGGGCCGAGGCGTTCGGGGCGCCGGACCCCGGGACGCCCCACAACGAGGCCCGGGACCAGGTCTGGGACGCGCTGCTCGACATCCTCGTCGACAAGCACGACGAGACCGACGTGAGCCCCGAGCAGGTACGACGCTCCCTGCGGCGCAACGCCGACCTCGTGGACGCCGTGAACCGGGCCTGGCCGATGATCGAGCCGACCGACCTGGTCGGCGACCTGTGGGAGGTGCCGGCGTACCTGCGCCACTGCGCGCCCTGGCTCTCCCCCGACGACGTGCGCGCGCTGCGGCGTACCGCTCCCCAGGCGTGGACCGTCGCGGACCTCCCCCTGCTCGACGCCGCCCGGGCCCGCCTCGGCGACCCGGAGGTCGCGCGCACCCGGCGCCGCCGTGACGCGGCCGCGGCGGCCGAGCGGGAGGAGATGGACCGCGTGGTCGACCACCTGATCGCCACCGACGACTCGGACATGATGATCATGTCGATGCTGCGCGGGGCCGACCTGCGCGGCGCCCTCGCGACCGACGCCGGGGTGCCCGCGGCCGACCCGGACCGGTATGCCGGCCCGTTCGCCCATGTCGTCGTCGACGAGGCCCAGGAGCTCACCGACGCGGAGTGGCAGATGCTGCTGCGCCGCTGCCCGTCGCGCAGCCTCACCGTCGTCGGCGACCGCGCGCAGGCCCGGCACGGCTTCGCGGAGCCCTGGACCGAGCGGCTGGAGCGGGTCGGTCTGCACGACATCACCAGGGCCGAGCTGACGATCAACTACCGCACGCCCGCCGAGGTGATGGACGCCGCGGCGCCGGTGATCCGCGCGGTGCTGCCCGACGCCAATGTGCCGACCTCGGTGCGCAGCACCGGCGTCCCCGTCCGGTACGGCGACCGGGCCGACCTCGCCGGGATCGTCGACGACTGGCTGGCCGCGCACGCCGAGGGCACGGTCTGCGTGATCGGCGATCTCACCTTCGCCAACGCCGCCCGGGTGCGCTCCCTCGACCCGGTCCACGCGAAGGGACTGGAGTTCGACCTGGTGGTGCTCGTCGACCCCGACGCGCTCGGGACCGGCATCGAGGGCGCGGTCGACCGCTATGTCGCGATGACCCGGGCCACCCAGGAGCTGGTGGTGCTCAGAGATTCCGCAGGTAGGTGA
- a CDS encoding pyridoxamine 5'-phosphate oxidase family protein codes for MPPPPRDRATRQADARALLSTPAIDVWVATASAAGVPHLVPVSLAWVQERVVVAVESRSVTARNLLASGVARLGVGPTRDVVMIDAVLERSAGVDEDPALGEAYAAQADWDPRGLPGYVFLVLRPDRVQAWREANEIDGRTILRDGAWLS; via the coding sequence GTGCCTCCGCCGCCCCGCGACCGCGCCACCCGGCAGGCGGACGCCCGCGCCCTGTTGAGCACCCCGGCGATCGACGTCTGGGTCGCGACGGCGTCGGCGGCCGGCGTACCCCACCTGGTGCCGGTGTCCCTGGCCTGGGTGCAGGAGCGGGTGGTGGTCGCGGTGGAGTCCCGCTCGGTCACCGCGCGCAACCTGCTGGCCTCCGGCGTCGCGCGGCTGGGCGTCGGGCCGACCCGCGACGTCGTCATGATCGACGCCGTGCTGGAGCGGTCGGCGGGGGTCGACGAGGATCCGGCGCTGGGGGAGGCGTACGCCGCGCAGGCCGACTGGGATCCGCGCGGGCTGCCGGGGTACGTCTTCCTGGTGCTGCGGCCGGACCGGGTCCAGGCGTGGCGCGAGGCGAACGAGATCGACGGCCGCACGATCCTGCGTGACGGGGCCTGGCTCAGCTGA
- a CDS encoding VOC family protein: MDISIHHSFLPQTDPEASLAFWRDVLGFEVLNDVGYGDMRWITVAPKGQQAPSIVLTPPAADPGITDDEKRVIAEMMAKGTYATVVLSTPDLDATFDRIQATGAEVVQEPVDQPYGVRDCAFRDPAGNHVRINQAA; this comes from the coding sequence ATGGACATCAGCATTCACCACAGCTTCCTCCCACAGACCGACCCGGAGGCCTCGCTCGCGTTCTGGCGCGACGTGCTCGGCTTCGAGGTCCTCAACGACGTCGGGTACGGCGACATGCGCTGGATCACCGTCGCCCCCAAGGGCCAGCAGGCGCCATCGATCGTGCTCACGCCGCCGGCGGCCGACCCCGGCATCACCGACGACGAGAAGCGGGTCATCGCCGAGATGATGGCGAAGGGCACCTACGCGACGGTCGTGCTCAGCACGCCGGACCTCGACGCCACCTTCGACCGGATCCAGGCCACCGGCGCGGAGGTCGTCCAGGAGCCGGTCGACCAGCCGTACGGCGTGCGCGACTGCGCCTTCCGCGACCCGGCCGGCAACCACGTCCGCATCAACCAGGCGGCCTGA
- a CDS encoding helix-turn-helix transcriptional regulator, which produces MAHESAPPGIDPERLRTLTLLRRVRDRIDREYAQPLDVDALARDVHLSSGHLSREFKKAYGEPPYSYLMTRRIERAMALLRRGDLSVTEVCFEVGCSSLGTFSTRFTELVGMSPSAYRDEVAARDAAHDGPLGEPPSCVTKKVTRPVRNREAHPFPTRLA; this is translated from the coding sequence GTGGCCCACGAGTCTGCACCCCCGGGGATCGATCCCGAGCGACTGCGCACCCTCACCCTGCTGCGGCGGGTGCGCGACCGGATCGACCGCGAGTACGCGCAGCCGCTCGACGTCGACGCGCTCGCCCGCGACGTGCACCTGTCGTCGGGACACCTGAGCCGCGAGTTCAAGAAGGCGTACGGCGAGCCGCCGTACTCCTATCTGATGACCCGGCGGATCGAGCGGGCCATGGCGCTGCTGCGCCGCGGCGACCTCAGCGTGACCGAGGTGTGCTTCGAGGTCGGCTGCTCGTCGCTGGGGACGTTCAGCACCCGGTTCACCGAGCTGGTGGGGATGTCGCCGAGCGCCTACCGCGACGAGGTCGCCGCGCGCGACGCCGCCCACGACGGGCCGCTCGGGGAGCCGCCGTCCTGCGTCACCAAGAAGGTCACCCGACCGGTCAGGAATCGAGAAGCCCACCCGTTCCCGACCCGGCTAGCGTGA
- a CDS encoding FAD-binding oxidoreductase produces the protein MAVPGDRSWWGWGTDAGRLTEAEAGELVARVAALLPGHDLTAHTPPDPHTLDVPAPRVAPPASLAGLCSADPVDRLAHARGKAFRDVIRNLHGDLAHVPDLVVRPRTEQDVVDVLDWCTTTATPVIPYGGGSSVVGGVEPRFDGPAVTLDLGRLDRVLEVDPTSRAARIQAGAYGPALEDQLRPHGLTLRHFPQSFEFSTLGGWLATRAGGHFATLATHIDDLTESLRVVTPYGVGESRRLPGSGAGPSPDRMLLGSEGALGVITEAWMRLQQRPTWRETATVDFDRYDDAVAATRAVAQAGLHPSNCRLLDPAEALINAGATTTGGVLLIAFESADHPVDPWLERALELARDHGGGVLPRREREADAAQAWRSAFLRMPYQRDELARRSMLVETFETACTWDAFPALHAAVTGTAHQAIAEVCGGRGVATCRFTHVYPDGPAPYYGIYAAGRWGSTLAQWDEIKAAVSSAIAAHGGTITHHHAVGRDHRPWYDEQRPEPFAAALRAAKAALDPAGVLNPGVLV, from the coding sequence ATGGCCGTCCCGGGCGACCGGTCCTGGTGGGGCTGGGGCACCGACGCCGGCCGGCTCACCGAGGCCGAGGCCGGCGAGCTGGTCGCGCGCGTCGCCGCGCTGCTGCCCGGCCACGACCTCACCGCCCACACGCCGCCGGACCCGCACACGCTCGACGTACCCGCGCCCCGGGTCGCCCCACCCGCGAGCCTCGCGGGCCTGTGCTCCGCCGATCCCGTCGACCGGCTCGCCCACGCCCGCGGCAAGGCCTTCCGCGACGTGATCCGCAACCTGCACGGCGACCTCGCCCACGTGCCCGACCTCGTGGTGCGCCCGCGCACCGAGCAGGACGTGGTCGACGTCCTCGACTGGTGCACGACGACCGCCACCCCCGTCATCCCGTACGGCGGCGGCAGCTCCGTCGTCGGCGGCGTCGAGCCCCGGTTCGACGGGCCCGCCGTCACCCTCGATCTCGGACGCCTGGATCGGGTCCTCGAGGTCGATCCCACGAGCCGGGCGGCCCGGATCCAGGCCGGTGCGTACGGCCCGGCGCTCGAGGACCAGCTCCGGCCGCACGGCCTGACCCTGCGCCACTTCCCGCAGTCCTTCGAGTTCTCCACGCTCGGCGGCTGGCTCGCCACCCGCGCCGGCGGGCACTTCGCGACCCTCGCCACCCACATCGACGACCTCACCGAGTCGCTGCGCGTCGTCACGCCGTACGGCGTCGGGGAGTCCCGGCGGCTGCCCGGCTCGGGCGCGGGCCCCTCCCCCGACCGGATGCTCCTCGGCTCCGAGGGCGCGCTCGGCGTCATCACGGAGGCGTGGATGCGCCTGCAGCAGCGGCCCACCTGGCGCGAGACCGCCACCGTCGACTTCGACCGGTACGACGACGCGGTGGCCGCGACCCGCGCGGTGGCCCAGGCCGGTCTCCACCCCTCGAACTGTCGGCTGCTCGACCCGGCCGAGGCCCTCATCAACGCGGGCGCGACGACCACGGGCGGCGTGCTGCTCATCGCCTTCGAGTCCGCCGACCACCCGGTGGATCCGTGGTTGGAGCGGGCGCTGGAGCTCGCCCGCGACCACGGGGGCGGCGTCCTCCCGCGCCGGGAGCGCGAGGCCGACGCCGCCCAGGCCTGGCGCTCGGCGTTCCTGCGGATGCCCTACCAGCGCGACGAGCTGGCCCGCCGCTCGATGCTCGTGGAGACCTTCGAGACCGCCTGCACCTGGGACGCCTTCCCTGCCCTGCACGCCGCCGTCACCGGCACCGCGCACCAGGCGATCGCCGAGGTCTGCGGAGGGCGGGGCGTGGCGACCTGCCGGTTCACCCACGTCTACCCGGACGGCCCGGCGCCGTACTACGGGATCTACGCCGCCGGCCGCTGGGGCAGCACCCTCGCCCAGTGGGACGAGATCAAGGCGGCGGTCTCCTCCGCGATCGCCGCCCACGGCGGCACGATCACCCACCACCACGCGGTCGGGCGCGATCACCGTCCCTGGTACGACGAGCAGCGGCCCGAGCCCTTCGCGGCCGCGCTGCGCGCGGCCAAGGCGGCGCTGGACCCGGCCGGCGTACTCAACCCCGGGGTGCTGGTGTGA
- a CDS encoding SDR family oxidoreductase — protein MGDLSGKTFLVTGANTGIGKETVRGLAGRGARVVLAGRSEERTRAAIREVAAETGNTDLDFLPLDLGDLASVRATAATFLDSGERLDVLVNNAGLAGKRGMTASGFELAFGTNHVGPFLLTELLRDRIAETGPGRIVNVASTGHYRAKGIDWDAVRRPTVTRTAFDEYCVSKLANILHARELGRRLEGTGVTTYSLHPGAIASDVWREVPFGVRHVMKLFMRSPEEGARTSLYCATSPDVAGHTGRYYDEQREKQPSAVATDELAAELWARSEEWVTPAPRG, from the coding sequence ATGGGCGACCTCAGCGGCAAGACCTTCCTCGTGACGGGGGCCAACACCGGCATCGGCAAGGAGACGGTGCGCGGGCTGGCCGGGCGCGGCGCGCGGGTGGTGCTCGCCGGCCGCTCCGAGGAGAGGACGAGGGCGGCGATCCGGGAGGTCGCGGCCGAGACCGGCAACACCGACCTGGACTTCCTGCCCCTCGATCTGGGCGACCTGGCGTCGGTGCGAGCGACCGCCGCGACCTTCCTGGACTCCGGCGAGCGGCTCGACGTCCTGGTCAACAACGCCGGCCTGGCCGGCAAGCGGGGGATGACGGCGAGCGGGTTCGAGCTCGCCTTCGGCACCAACCACGTCGGCCCGTTCCTGCTCACCGAGCTGCTCCGCGATCGCATCGCCGAGACCGGCCCCGGCCGGATCGTGAACGTCGCGAGCACCGGGCACTACCGGGCGAAGGGCATCGACTGGGACGCCGTACGACGGCCGACGGTCACCCGCACCGCCTTCGACGAGTACTGCGTCTCGAAGCTGGCCAACATCCTCCACGCCCGCGAGCTCGGCCGGCGGCTGGAGGGCACCGGCGTGACGACGTACTCGCTGCACCCGGGCGCGATCGCGTCCGACGTCTGGCGGGAGGTGCCGTTCGGCGTGCGCCACGTCATGAAGCTGTTCATGAGGTCGCCGGAGGAGGGCGCGCGGACCTCGCTGTACTGCGCCACCTCGCCGGACGTCGCCGGCCACACCGGCCGCTACTACGACGAGCAGCGCGAGAAGCAGCCGTCGGCCGTGGCGACCGACGAGCTCGCCGCCGAGCTCTGGGCCCGCAGCGAGGAGTGGGTCACACCAGCACCCCGGGGTTGA
- a CDS encoding zinc-binding dehydrogenase, which produces MRATTIHGARDIRVEEVPEPRIKRPTDAIVKVAAGCICGSDLWPYRGENPIRPGATIGHECIGVVEEVGGEVSEVSVGDFVVVPFCHCDNTCAHCRHGAQSACVNLGVTTSGQAEYARVSQADGSLVATGGVPDDDLLASVLALTDVMPTGWHAAVSAGVAAGDTVVVVGDGAVGLCGVLAASVLGAERIVAMSRHTPRQELARAFGATHVVATRGEEGIAEVRELTDGVGADAVLECVGTGDAMTTAIGVARPGGGVGFVGVPHGVELPVRTLFEKNIGVRGGMAPVRRYLPELLALVQDRRIEPGRVFDLTLPLDEAPEGYRAMDERRAIKVMLRP; this is translated from the coding sequence ATGCGCGCGACGACCATCCACGGAGCCCGGGACATCCGGGTCGAAGAGGTTCCCGAGCCCCGGATCAAGCGGCCCACCGACGCGATCGTGAAGGTCGCCGCCGGCTGCATCTGCGGCTCGGACCTGTGGCCCTACCGGGGCGAGAACCCGATCCGCCCGGGCGCCACCATCGGCCACGAGTGCATCGGCGTCGTGGAGGAGGTCGGCGGCGAGGTGAGCGAGGTGAGTGTCGGCGACTTCGTCGTCGTCCCGTTCTGCCACTGCGACAACACCTGCGCGCACTGCCGCCACGGCGCCCAGTCGGCGTGCGTCAACCTCGGCGTGACGACGAGCGGACAGGCGGAGTACGCCCGGGTCTCGCAGGCCGACGGCAGCCTGGTCGCGACCGGGGGAGTGCCGGACGACGACCTGCTCGCCTCGGTGCTCGCCCTCACCGACGTGATGCCCACCGGCTGGCATGCCGCGGTCTCCGCCGGCGTCGCGGCCGGGGACACGGTCGTGGTCGTCGGCGACGGCGCGGTGGGCCTGTGCGGCGTCCTCGCCGCCTCGGTCCTCGGCGCCGAGCGGATCGTGGCGATGTCGCGGCACACGCCGCGCCAGGAGCTCGCGCGGGCGTTCGGCGCCACCCACGTCGTGGCCACCCGCGGCGAGGAGGGCATCGCCGAGGTCCGCGAGCTGACCGACGGGGTCGGTGCCGACGCCGTCCTCGAGTGCGTCGGCACCGGCGACGCGATGACCACCGCCATCGGCGTGGCCCGGCCGGGCGGCGGCGTCGGCTTCGTCGGCGTGCCCCACGGGGTCGAGCTGCCCGTGCGGACGTTGTTCGAGAAGAACATCGGGGTGCGCGGCGGGATGGCCCCGGTCCGCCGCTACCTGCCCGAGCTCCTCGCGCTGGTCCAGGACCGCCGGATCGAGCCGGGCCGGGTCTTCGACCTCACGCTCCCGCTGGACGAGGCGCCCGAGGGCTACCGCGCGATGGACGAGCGGCGGGCGATCAAGGTGATGCTGCGCCCGTGA
- a CDS encoding UDP-N-acetylglucosamine 1-carboxyvinyltransferase yields MTLEAPHEDYKGRIGNLIRDARKHRGLTQAQLADRLGTSQSAINRIEKGHQNLSLEMLARIGAALDSEIVALGAGPTHLRVKGPTTLAGSIDVKTSKNAGVALLCASLLNRGRTTLRKVARIEEVNRLLEVLTSIGVQTRWINADNDLEIVPPKDLDLTRIDEEAARRTRSVIMFLGPLLHRTDTFELPYAGGCNLGTRTVEPHMSALRPFGLEVKATDGWYHAQLNRAIVPGRPIVLTERGDTVTENALMAAALHPGTTVIRNASSNYMVQDLCFYLQALGVEVEGIGTTTLTVTGRESIDVDVDYSPSEDPIEAMSLLAAAIVTRSEITIRRAPIEFLEIELAVLEEMGFRYDLSEEYLAANGRTRLVDITTHPSELAAPRDKIHPMPFPGLNIDNLPFFAVIAAVAEGTTYLHDWVYDNRAIYLTELNKLGGRVTLLDPHRVQIDGPTSWTGTELVCPPALRPAVVVLLAMLASKGTSVLRSTYVIHRGYEDLAERLSDLGADIETFRDI; encoded by the coding sequence ATGACGCTCGAGGCGCCCCACGAGGACTACAAGGGCCGGATCGGCAACCTCATCCGCGACGCCCGCAAGCACCGCGGGCTCACCCAGGCCCAGCTCGCCGACCGGCTCGGCACCAGCCAGAGCGCGATCAATCGGATCGAGAAGGGCCACCAGAACCTCTCCCTGGAGATGCTCGCCCGGATCGGCGCCGCGCTGGACTCCGAGATCGTCGCGCTGGGCGCCGGCCCCACCCACCTGCGGGTCAAGGGCCCCACCACGCTGGCCGGCAGCATCGACGTCAAGACCTCCAAGAACGCCGGCGTCGCGCTGCTGTGCGCGTCCCTGCTCAACCGGGGCCGCACCACCCTGCGCAAGGTCGCCCGGATCGAGGAGGTCAACCGGCTGCTCGAGGTCCTCACGAGCATCGGCGTGCAGACCCGCTGGATCAACGCCGACAACGACCTCGAGATCGTCCCGCCCAAGGACCTCGACCTGACCCGGATCGACGAGGAGGCCGCGCGCCGTACCCGCTCGGTCATCATGTTCCTCGGCCCGCTGCTCCACCGCACCGACACCTTCGAGCTGCCGTACGCCGGCGGCTGCAACCTCGGCACCCGCACCGTCGAGCCGCACATGTCCGCCCTGCGGCCGTTCGGACTGGAGGTCAAGGCCACCGACGGCTGGTACCACGCCCAGCTCAACCGCGCGATCGTGCCCGGCCGCCCGATCGTGCTCACCGAGCGCGGCGACACGGTCACCGAGAACGCCCTCATGGCCGCCGCCCTGCACCCGGGCACCACCGTCATCCGCAACGCCTCGTCCAACTACATGGTCCAGGACCTGTGCTTCTACCTCCAGGCGCTCGGCGTCGAGGTCGAGGGCATCGGTACGACGACGCTGACCGTCACCGGACGCGAGTCCATCGACGTGGACGTCGACTACTCCCCCAGCGAGGACCCGATCGAGGCCATGTCGCTGCTCGCCGCCGCGATCGTGACCCGCTCCGAGATCACCATCCGCCGGGCGCCGATCGAGTTCCTCGAGATCGAGCTCGCCGTGCTCGAGGAGATGGGCTTCCGCTACGACCTGTCCGAGGAGTACCTCGCCGCCAACGGCCGCACCCGCCTCGTCGACATCACGACGCACCCCTCGGAGCTGGCCGCGCCGCGCGACAAGATCCACCCGATGCCGTTCCCCGGCCTCAACATCGACAACCTGCCGTTCTTCGCGGTGATCGCCGCGGTCGCCGAGGGCACGACGTACCTCCACGACTGGGTCTACGACAACCGCGCGATCTACCTCACCGAGCTCAACAAGCTCGGCGGCCGGGTCACCCTGCTCGACCCCCACCGGGTCCAGATCGACGGCCCGACGTCGTGGACCGGCACCGAGCTGGTCTGCCCGCCGGCGCTGCGGCCCGCCGTCGTCGTCCTGCTCGCCATGCTGGCCAGCAAGGGCACCTCGGTGCTGCGCAGCACCTACGTCATCCACCGCGGCTACGAGGACCTCGCCGAACGGCTGAGCGATCTCGGCGCCGACATCGAAACGTTCCGCGATATCTAG
- a CDS encoding glycerophosphodiester phosphodiesterase — MYLPPGKVLAFAHRGGAYHPEIEGLENTLAAFRHAAALGYDYLETDVHLTADGVLLAFHDEVLDRVTDQKGAIRDLTLADVRRARIGGREQVPTLVELLDAFPAARFNIDLKADDAVEPLATLIRERDLWDRVLIGSFSRRSIRRFRLLTEGRVPTSADLWQVLAYRLAPTAGIARLLAGTSFAALQIPHRRKGLVVATPGLVRRAHATGRHVHVWTVDDPAEMNALLDRGVDGLFTDRTDLLKDVLLERGQWWSEQGGTTA; from the coding sequence GTGTACCTGCCGCCCGGCAAGGTGCTGGCGTTCGCCCATCGCGGCGGCGCCTACCACCCCGAGATCGAGGGCCTCGAGAACACCCTCGCCGCGTTCCGGCACGCCGCCGCACTCGGCTACGACTATCTCGAGACCGACGTCCACCTGACCGCCGACGGCGTCCTGCTGGCCTTCCACGACGAGGTGCTGGACCGGGTCACCGACCAGAAGGGGGCGATCCGCGACCTCACCCTGGCCGACGTACGCCGGGCGCGGATCGGCGGTCGCGAGCAGGTGCCGACCCTGGTCGAGCTGCTCGACGCCTTCCCCGCGGCCCGGTTCAACATCGACCTCAAGGCCGACGACGCGGTCGAGCCGCTGGCGACCCTGATCCGCGAGCGGGACCTCTGGGACCGGGTGCTCATCGGCTCCTTCTCGCGACGCTCGATCCGCCGGTTCCGGCTCCTCACCGAGGGCCGGGTGCCGACCTCGGCCGACCTGTGGCAGGTGCTGGCCTACCGTCTGGCCCCCACCGCCGGCATCGCCCGGCTGCTGGCCGGCACCTCCTTCGCGGCGCTCCAGATCCCGCACCGGCGCAAAGGGCTGGTGGTGGCGACCCCCGGCCTGGTCCGGCGCGCGCACGCCACGGGCCGGCACGTCCACGTCTGGACCGTCGACGACCCGGCCGAGATGAACGCGCTGCTCGACCGCGGCGTCGACGGGCTCTTCACGGACCGCACCGATCTGCTCAAGGATGTCCTCCTGGAGCGCGGCCAATGGTGGTCGGAGCAGGGAGGGACGACAGCATGA
- a CDS encoding MFS transporter: MTESGSIADLGPLNRAREQRAWYFTDWAVSAFQTTVAGVLFAPYLISIAENAVGEHGRIHVLGLSIAPGSLPSYVITLSTVLSAVLYPLIGAMADRTSRKPDLLAGFAGVGALATALLFFLDGENWLYGSLVFIVANLCGGAAVVMADSILPQISTESERDRVSSVGWAYGYAGGGLLLAVNFAMVSLHDSLGMSTELAVRLSMLSAGLWWAAWMVIPWLRIERRAPLDVEQVEGSLLTRSFGQLWATLKDLRNYPVALSFLVAYLFFNDGIQTVIASASTFGTKELGFAEGTVLGTYLLVQFVAMFGAVGFGRAAHRYGAKRVVLAGIVGWMAIVTVALVVPADRLVPFLLMGVAIGVVLGGTQALARSYFSLFIPRGKEAEYFSLYHAMDRGTSWFGTLTFGLVYQLTDSYRPAIFALIAFFVLGGLLLLRVDTERGIRDAGNARPAVI, from the coding sequence ATGACCGAATCCGGGAGCATCGCCGACCTGGGACCGCTGAACCGCGCACGGGAGCAGCGGGCCTGGTACTTCACCGACTGGGCGGTCTCGGCCTTCCAGACCACCGTGGCCGGCGTGCTGTTCGCGCCCTACCTGATCTCGATCGCGGAGAACGCGGTCGGCGAGCACGGGCGGATCCACGTGCTCGGGCTCTCGATCGCGCCGGGCTCGCTGCCGTCGTACGTCATCACGCTCTCGACGGTGCTCAGCGCGGTGCTCTACCCGCTCATCGGGGCGATGGCCGACCGCACCTCGCGCAAGCCCGACCTGCTGGCCGGGTTCGCCGGCGTCGGCGCGCTGGCGACCGCGCTGCTGTTCTTCCTCGACGGCGAGAACTGGCTCTACGGCAGCCTGGTCTTCATCGTCGCCAACCTCTGCGGCGGCGCGGCGGTCGTGATGGCGGACTCGATCCTGCCCCAGATCTCCACCGAGTCCGAGCGAGATCGGGTGTCCTCGGTCGGCTGGGCCTACGGGTACGCCGGCGGCGGGCTGCTGCTCGCGGTCAACTTCGCCATGGTGAGCCTGCACGACTCGCTCGGCATGAGCACCGAGCTCGCCGTCCGGCTGAGCATGCTCTCGGCCGGGCTGTGGTGGGCCGCCTGGATGGTCATCCCGTGGCTGCGGATCGAGCGGCGCGCGCCGCTCGACGTCGAGCAGGTCGAGGGCAGCCTGCTCACCCGGTCGTTCGGGCAGTTGTGGGCCACCCTGAAGGACCTGCGCAACTACCCCGTCGCGCTCTCCTTCCTCGTCGCCTACCTGTTCTTCAACGACGGCATCCAGACCGTGATCGCCTCGGCGTCGACCTTCGGGACCAAGGAGCTGGGCTTCGCCGAGGGCACCGTGCTGGGGACCTACCTGCTCGTGCAGTTCGTCGCCATGTTCGGCGCGGTCGGCTTCGGCCGCGCCGCCCACCGGTACGGCGCCAAGCGGGTCGTGCTCGCCGGCATCGTCGGCTGGATGGCGATCGTCACCGTCGCCCTGGTCGTCCCGGCGGACCGGCTCGTCCCCTTCCTGCTCATGGGCGTCGCGATCGGCGTCGTGCTCGGCGGCACCCAGGCGCTGGCCCGGTCGTACTTCTCGCTGTTCATCCCGCGCGGCAAGGAGGCGGAGTACTTCAGCCTCTACCACGCCATGGACCGCGGCACCTCGTGGTTCGGCACGCTCACCTTCGGGCTGGTCTACCAGCTCACCGACTCCTACCGTCCGGCCATCTTCGCGCTCATCGCGTTCTTCGTCCTCGGCGGGCTGCTGCTCCTGCGGGTCGACACCGAGCGTGGCATCCGCGACGCCGGCAACGCCCGGCCGGCGGTGATCTAG